The DNA segment GGACAAAACTCTTTTCGGTCACACTGCCAGGTTCGCGGATTTCGCTTACCACGTTGCCGGAGCTGTCGACCATAACCGTTTTCTTGACCGCTACGCGGTGCGATCCTTCGGTCAGGCCATCACCGGCGTCAAACGTCATCGCCTCAAAACGTCCTTCGGCATCGGTTACCGCGGATCCGGCTTTCCCTTTGGGGTCGGTTGGCTGAAAAGTGACGGTTGCCTGTTCGAGGGGTTTGCCATTCAGGATGACTTGACCGGAGACGGGATAGACGGGAGGGCGATCGCGAGTCCAGCGATCACCGCCACCATCACAACCAACGGACCAAGCCAATGGCGCGACCAGCATCAGCAACCCGGCAAGCCGGGGGATTGCAAACTTCGACATCAAAAAACCTTGTAAAATAAATCGCGAATGGGATAAGGAGCAGGCTTACAACTGATTCACTTCGCCACCGTCGCGAGATCCCAGGGCACCCCAAACGCCGTAGGGCGAAGGTCCCGAATTGGTGCCGGGCAACGAGAGGTTTCCGGTATCGATCGTTTCTGCGATAAAGCGAACCGAACCGTCTGCGAGCACCACTTGGACGCCACTTGGGTGACGGCTGGCGGAGGTGTAGATGCCTGCACCGGCTTGTGAGCTGCAGGTTGCTTGGTTGGGTGGAAGGACGGTTGTGACTGCACAATAGCCAGGCCGTCCATCCTGCCAGCGTTGACCATGGCAACGAAATTGTGCAATCACGCTTCCGGAGGTGTACTGGTTGTTTACAAGGTACGCACGGCAAGCGAGCGGATCCGTCGTCGAATTCCCCACTGCGCGTCCAAGTCGCGCGCTGTTGGGGGCGACAATGATTTCGGACATCGCAAGCGTGTTGCTTAAGCCGTCCGTGATTGAGTTGAAGCCGAGGTAGCTTAGGTATCCAAACAGTCCACGCATGTTCTGGTCGGCGCGGCTGGAGTCGACCGAAATCGCATAGTTGTCACCCATGTTTAAACCGTAGTTCAAAGGTGAGTACATGGCGTTTCGGTCGGGACCCGTCGATGAGAAAAGTCCATCCGATGGGCAGACCAGCGGAGAAATTTCGCCGACATAACCTGAGTTGGCATTGCTATGCCAAGCATGGTAGCCACCGCTGGTGATCTGATCGTAGCGAGGTTGCTGTTCCATGTACGGTAGCATCCCCACAAAAGCGCTCCAGCGAGGTACTCCGGTTGCACTGCCGCCGGTCCAGTTCGGGCCACCTTGGCGAGCCGGCATGGCATGGTACGTGTCGTGGTAATTGTGCAACGCGATTCCGTGTTGCTTTAAATTGTTTCCGCAACTCATCCGGCGAGCGGCTTCACGCGCGGCCTGGACGGCTGGCAATAATAAACCAACCAAGACGCCGATAATGGCGATCACAACCAATAGTTCGACCAAGGTAAAACCGCTGCGTTGTCGCGGTTGGATCGGTCGGTCTTCCGTTTTGTGTTTGCAGAACATCTGCGATAACCCCTGTAAATAAATGAAACTAAAAGAATGGCGTAAGCCGATCGCTAGAAAGCCGCAGTCCAATCCGGTGAAGGCGCGCGTGCACTGCCCAATTACGAAGGCAAACGCTACCTGCGAGTGGATTGACTGGAGTGGGTGTTGCTTCTGGTAGGTGCAGTCAGCTTCGGATGTTGCATGGGGAAAGGAACTGAAAGAGGGTCGTTGAACCCCCTCCCGCGTTTTAAAGGATACTCCGCCCTTAATAGGTGGTCAAATGGGTGTAATTGCCCGCAAGCGGGAGAAGCACGGATTTC comes from the Roseimaritima multifibrata genome and includes:
- a CDS encoding transthyretin-like family protein — encoded protein: MSKFAIPRLAGLLMLVAPLAWSVGCDGGGDRWTRDRPPVYPVSGQVILNGKPLEQATVTFQPTDPKGKAGSAVTDAEGRFEAMTFDAGDGLTEGSHRVAVKKTVMVDSSGNVVSEIREPGSVTEKSFVPAKYSDFEKSGLEITVSSAEDNELAPFEITE
- a CDS encoding DUF1559 domain-containing protein, with the translated sequence MFCKHKTEDRPIQPRQRSGFTLVELLVVIAIIGVLVGLLLPAVQAAREAARRMSCGNNLKQHGIALHNYHDTYHAMPARQGGPNWTGGSATGVPRWSAFVGMLPYMEQQPRYDQITSGGYHAWHSNANSGYVGEISPLVCPSDGLFSSTGPDRNAMYSPLNYGLNMGDNYAISVDSSRADQNMRGLFGYLSYLGFNSITDGLSNTLAMSEIIVAPNSARLGRAVGNSTTDPLACRAYLVNNQYTSGSVIAQFRCHGQRWQDGRPGYCAVTTVLPPNQATCSSQAGAGIYTSASRHPSGVQVVLADGSVRFIAETIDTGNLSLPGTNSGPSPYGVWGALGSRDGGEVNQL